One Prunus dulcis chromosome 8, ALMONDv2, whole genome shotgun sequence DNA window includes the following coding sequences:
- the LOC117637439 gene encoding UDP-glycosyltransferase 74G1-like, with amino-acid sequence MEKGERAYKAHCLVLPYPSQGHINPMLQFSKLLNHKGIKITLANTIFVHNTIQKISSSSSSSTSIAFETISDGYDEGGITQAESIEAYLDRFRKIGTKTLIELIDRLSGSGNPVDCIVYDAFMPWPLDVAKKFGIVGAVFFTQSCAVDNIFYHVHQGLLKLPLPPDSEILLPGLPPLQPSDMPSFIYVYGSYPAFFTMVVDGQFSNVDKADWVFCNTFYELEEEVVDCMAKLWPLRTIGPTIPSMYLDKRREDDREYGFSLFNPNSDACLTWLNAKPKGSVAYVSFGSLAELGENQMEELGWGLRNSNNYFLWVVREKEAAKLPKGFVEETSGKGLVVSWSPQLDVLANEAVGCFVTHCGWNSTLEALSLGVPMVAVPQWTDQSTNARFIMDVWKMGLKAQADEKGIVRREEIANCVREILEGERGKEIRKNTSKWKELAKNAVDEGGSSDKNIDEFIAKLVQNY; translated from the exons atggagaagggagagagagcctACAAAGCTCACTGCTTGGTGTTACCCTATCCATCCCAAGGCCACATCAATCCCATGCTCCAATTCTCCAAGCTTTTAAATCACAAAGGAATCAAAATCACACTAGCCAATACCATCTTTGTCCACAACAccattcaaaaaatttcatcatcatcctcatcatccaCTTCCATTGCATTTGAGACCATTTCTGATGGCTATGATGAAGGTGGGATTACTCAAGCAGAGAGCATAGAAGCCTATTTGGACCGGTTTCGAAAAATCGGGACGAAGACTCTGATTGAGCTTATTGACAGGCTCTCTGGCTCAGGGAACCCAGTTGATTGTATTGTCTACGATGCATTCATGCCTTGGCCTCTTGATGTAGCCAAAAAGTTTGGGATTGTTGGAGCAGTTTTCTTCACTCAGTCTTGTGCCGTTGACAACATATTCTACCATGTCCACCAAGGCCTGCTCAAACTTCCTCTGCCTCCTGACTCTGAGATTTTGCTTCCTGGATTGCCACCACTTCAACCTTCTGACATGCCTTCTTTCATCTATGTTTATGGATCATACCCTGCTTTCTTCACAATGGTTGTGGATGGTCAGTTCTCTAATGTTGACAAAGCTGATTGGGTTTTCTGCAACACATTTTACGAGCTGGAAGAAGAG GTGGTGGATTGCATGGCAAAGCTTTGGCCATTGAGGACAATTGGACCAACAATCCCATCAATGTACTTGGATAAGCGGCGTGAAGACGACAGAGAATATGGTTTCAGCCTTTTTAACCCAAACAGTGATGCCTGCTTGACATGGCTAAATGCGAAGCCAAAAGGGTCTGTAGCTTATGTGTCTTTTGGAAGCTTAGCAGAACTTGGAGAAAATCAAATGGAGGAACTGGGTTGGGGCCTGAGGAACAGCAACAACTATTTCTTGTGGGTGGTTAGGGAAAAAGAAGCAGCCAAGCTGCCAAAAGGGTTTGTGGAGGAGACATCTGGGAAGGGTTTGGTGGTTTCATGGTCCCCTCAGTTGGATGTTTTGGCAAATGAGGCTGTTGGATGCTTTGTCACACATTGTGGTTGGAACTCAACTTTGGAGGCTCTGAGTTTAGGAGTTCCAATGGTGGCAGTGCCACAATGGACTGACCAAAGCACCAATGCCAGGTTCATCATGGATGTGTGGAAAATGGGGCTCAAAGCTCAAGCTGATGAGAAAGGGATCGTGAGACGAGAAGAAATAGCAAATTGTGTGAGAGAAATATTGGAAGGGGAGAGAGGGAAGGAGATTCGAAAGAACACTTCGAAGTGGAAAGAATTGGCCAAGAACGCAGTGGATGAAGGTGGAAGTTCTGATAAAAACATTGATGAGTTCATTGCAAAACTGGTTCAAAACTACTAG
- the LOC117637500 gene encoding UDP-glycosyltransferase 74E2-like gives MEKREKAHCLVLFYPSQGHINPLLQFSKRLEHKGLKVTFITTRSVLKAMYGGGGGGQSPSSFSSIALETISDGYDEGGASQAESIEAYLDRFREIGSQTLAELIEEISGSGHPADCLVYDSCMSWALDVAKRVGIAGAAFFTFSCAVTNIYSLVQNGLLKVPLNPGSEILLPGLPPLQPSDTPSFVYVSGSYPAFFKLILDQFSNLDKADWVLCNTFHELEQEAVDWMAKFWPLRTIGPTIPSMYMDKRHEDNWEYGLSLLKPNSDACMKWLNVKPKGSVAYVSFGSVAEIGEEQMEELGLGLRRSKSYFLWVVREKEAAKLPKGFVEETSEKGLVVSWCPQLEVLAH, from the exons atggagaagagagaaaaagctCACTGTCTGGTCTTGTTCTATCCAAGCCAAGGCCACATTAATCCATTGCTCCAATTCTCCAAGCGTTTAGAGCACAAAGGACTCAAAGTCACATTTATCACTACCCGCTCTGTTCTCAAGGCCATgtatggaggaggaggaggaggacaATCACCATCATCATTCTCTTCCATTGCATTGGAGACCATTTCTGATGGCTATGATGAAGGAGGAGCTTCCCAAGCAGAGAGCATCGAGGCTTACTTGGACCGTTTTCGGGAAATAGGTTCACAGACTTTGGCTGAGCTCATTGAGGAAATTTCTGGCTCAGGCCACCCTGCTGATTGTCTAGTTTATGATTCATGTATGTCTTGGGCTCTTGATGTGGCCAAAAGGGTTGGGATTGCTGGGGCTGCTTTCTTCACCTTTTCTTGTGCTGTTACCAATATATACTCTCTTGTCCAAAATGGGCTGCTCAAAGTTCCTCTCAATCCAGGCTCTGAGATTTTGCTGCCAGGATTACCACCTCTTCAACCTTCAGACACCCCATCTTTCGTCTATGTTTCTGGATCGTACCCAGCTTTCTTTAAACTGATTCTGGACCAGTTCTCTAATCTTGACAAAGCTGATTGGGTCTTGTGCAACACATTTCATGAGCTGGAACAAGAG GCGGTGGATTGGATGGCAAAATTTTGGCCATTGAGGACGATTGGACCAACCATACCATCTATGTACATGGATAAGCGTCATGAAGACAACTGGGAGTATGGTCTCAGCCTCTTAAAGCCAAACAGTGATGCTTGCATGAAATGGTTAAATGTGAAGCCAAAAGGGTCTGTAGCATACGTTTCGTTTGGCAGTGTGGCAGAAATTGGAGAAGAGCAAATGGAGGAACTGGGTTTGGGTTTAAGGAGAAGCAAAAGCTATTTCTTGTGGGTGGTTAGGGAAAAAGAAGCAGCCAAGCTGCCAAAAGGGTTTGTGGAGGAGACATCTGAGAAGGGCTTGGTGGTTTCATGGTGCCCTCAATTGGAAGTTTTGGCACATTAG
- the LOC117637501 gene encoding UDP-glycosyltransferase 74E2-like, whose amino-acid sequence MEKTEKAHCLVLFCPIQGHINPMLQFSKRLEYKGLRVTLITTRSVHKATHEGGGEQSTTSFSSIALETISDGFDGEGGSAQAESIQAYRDRVREIGSQTLAELIDKLSASGHPADCLVYDPVFPWALDVAKRVGIAAAAFFTVSCAVTNIYSLVHDGLLKLPLNPDSEILLPGLPPLQPSDTPSFIYVPESYPAFLKLSVDLFSNLCKADWVFCNTFYELEQEVIEYWMTKFSTLRTIGPTIPSMYLDKRHEDNKEYGLSLFKLNSDACMKWLNAKPKGSVAYMSFGSIAEQGEEQMKELGLGLKRSKRYFLWVVRTSESVKLPKGFAEETSEKGLVVSWCPQLEVLAHEAVGCFVTHCGWNSTLEALSLGVPMVAVPQWADQSTNAKFIMDVWKIGLKAQADEKGIVRGEEIANCVREILDGERGKEIRKNASNWKALAKSAVDEGGSSDKNIDEFIAKLVQN is encoded by the exons ATGGAGAAGACAGAAAAAGCCCACTGTCTGGTCCTCTTCTGTCCAATCCAAGGCCACATTAATCCCATGCTCCAATTCTCCAAGCGTTTAGAGTACAAAGGACTCAGGGTCACATTGATCACTACCCGCTCTGTTCACAAGGCCACGCatgaaggaggaggagaacaATCTACAACATCATTCTCTTCCATTGCATTGGAGACCATTTCTGATGGCTTTGATGGAGAAGGTGGGAGTGCCCAAGCAGAGAGCATCCAGGCCTACAGGGACCGTGTTCGGGAAATCGGCTCACAGACTTTGGCTGAGCTCATTGACAAGCTCTCTGCCTCAGGCCACCCTGCGGATTGTCTAGTTTATGATCCAGTTTTTCCTTGGGCTCTTGATGTGGCCAAAAGGGTTGGGATTGCTGCGGCTGCTTTCTTCACTGTATCTTGTGCTGTTACCAACATATACTCACTTGTCCATGATGGGCTGCTCAAACTTCCTCTCAATCCTGACTCTGAGATTTTGCTGCCTGGATTGCCACCTCTTCAACCTTCAGACACCCCATCTTTCATCTATGTTCCTGAATCTTACCCTGCTTTCCTTAAACTGTCTGTAGATCTGTTCTCTAATCTTTGCAAAGCTGATTGGGTCTTCTGCAACACATTTTATGAGCTGGAACAAGAG GTGATAGAATATTGGATGACAAAGTTTTCGACATTAAGGACGATTGGACCAACCATACCATCTATGTACCTGGATAAGCGTCATGAAGACAACAAGGAATATGGTCTCAGCCTCTTTAAGCTAAACAGTGATGCCTGCATGAAATGGTTAAATGCAAAGCCAAAAGGGTCTGTAGCATACATGTCGTTCGGCAGTATTGCAGAACAGGGAGAAGAGCAAATGAAGgaattgggtttgggtttgaaGAGAAGCAAACGCTATTTCTTGTGGGTGGTGAGGACATCAGAATCAGTTAAGCTGCCAAAAGGGTTTGCAGAGGAGACATCTGAGAAGGGTTTGGTGGTTTCATGGTGCCCTCAATTGGAAGTTTTGGCACATGAGGCTGTAGGATGCTTTGTCACACACTGTGGTTGGAACTCTACATTGGAGGCCTTGAGTTTGGGAGTTCCAATGGTGGCAGTGCCACAATGGGCTGACCAGAGCACCAATGCCAAGTTCATCATGGATGTGTGGAAAATAGGGCTTAAAGCTCAAGCTGATGAGAAAGGGATAgtgagaggagaagaaatagCAAATTGTGTGAGAGAAATATTGGATGGGGAGAGAGGGAAGGAGATTCGAAAGAACGCTTCGAATTGGAAAGCATTGGCCAAGAGTGCAGTGGATGAAGGTGGAAGTTCTGATAAAAACATTGATGAGTTCATTGCAAAACTGGTTCAGAATTAG